The nucleotide window AGATAGCGAAGCGCGCCGGGATTAACTATAGGGACATCGGCTTCGCCGGGACGAAGGACCGGCACGCGGTGACCTATCAGTACATAAGCGTGCCGGCCGAGGCGAGGGGGGCCGTTGAGAACGTCCAGATAAGGGACATAAAGCTCCGCTTCGTCTCCCATGGCAGGTTTATCAAACTCGGTCATCTCCTTGGGAACCGGTTCAGAATAATCGTCCGCGACGTTGGTGAGGATGCCTTTGAGAGAACCAGAGAGATAGTGAGAGAACTGAAGAGAAAGTGTGGCTTTCCCAACTACTTTGGCTACCAGCGTTTCGGGGAGAAACGTGTCACGAACCACCTGATCGGAAAGCTCCTCCTCCGTGGAGACTTCGAGGGTGCCGCGAGACTTTTCCTGGGTGCCCACGGGGGGGACATGGAGGGCGACGAAGCTAGGAGGCGCTTCTGGGAGACGGGCGACGTTGAGAGAGCCTTAGAGGAATTTCCGAACTTCCTGCGCTATGAAAGGACACTCCTCTACCGCTACAAGGAGACGGGGAGCTGGAGAAGGGCCTTCCTCTCGCTGCCCCTCCCAGTAATGCGTATCTTCATCCACGCCTACCAGAGCTACCTATTCAACCTCTACATTTCCAGGAGGATTGAGAGGGGCATTCCTCTGAACGAGGCCCTCGTCGGCGATATCGTTGTTCAGGTCAAGGGAGGTATTCCCTACCGCGATAGAACGTACCGCGTCACCAAGGGGAACCTCGATTTTGTGAACGAAAAGATACGGCGCGGCGAGGCCATGGTTTCCGGCCCGCTCTTCGGCTTTGCGGTGAGGCGTGCTAAGGGGCTTCCCGGAAGGCTGGAAGAGGAGATACTTGAGGCGGAAGGGATATCCCTCGAAGTCTTCAGAAAGCTTCCGAAACCTATGGCTGAACCAGGCGGAAGGAGGGAGCTTCTGATACGGCCCCTGGGCCTCACCTACGGTCACATCCCTGGAACGGGAATGTGCTTCCGCTTCTTCCTGCCGAAGGGGGTTTATGCAACCAGCGTCCTGAGGGAGATAATGAAGGACCACTGATGTCCAGCAACCCTTTTATCGGGTTTTCTCAACTTTTTTCGGTGGTGTGAGTGAGGGTGAGGGCAATATCACTTGACATAGACGGTACTATAACCTATCCCGACAGGCGGCTCAGTGAGAACGCTTTGAGGGCAATACGGCTCGCCGAGAGTCTGGGCCTTCCGGTCATGCTCGTCACCGGCAACTCGGTACCGTTCGCGGAGGCCATGGCCATAATGATAGGCACCAGCGGACCTGTTGTCGCGGAGGACGGGGGCGCGCTGTCCATAAAGGACGGACGGCTGAGGAAGAGGGTTTACCTGACGAAGATGGACGAAGAGTGGATTCTCTGGAGCGAGATAAAGAGGCGCTATCCGGAGGCCGTCATGAGCTTCTCGATGCCGGAGAGAAAGGCAGGGCTTGTGATTATGAGAACGATTCCAGTCGGGGCAGTTAGGGAGATCATAGGGGAGCTCGGGCTGAACCTCGTCGCCGTTGATTCCGGCTTCGCGATACACGTCAAGAAG belongs to Thermococcus camini and includes:
- the truD gene encoding tRNA pseudouridine(13) synthase TruD; this encodes MDHREFFSRFRYLSKEPGIGGRIKVQPEDFVVIEDPLPQIFEGRKHAIFLLKKRNWDTMSAVKEIAKRAGINYRDIGFAGTKDRHAVTYQYISVPAEARGAVENVQIRDIKLRFVSHGRFIKLGHLLGNRFRIIVRDVGEDAFERTREIVRELKRKCGFPNYFGYQRFGEKRVTNHLIGKLLLRGDFEGAARLFLGAHGGDMEGDEARRRFWETGDVERALEEFPNFLRYERTLLYRYKETGSWRRAFLSLPLPVMRIFIHAYQSYLFNLYISRRIERGIPLNEALVGDIVVQVKGGIPYRDRTYRVTKGNLDFVNEKIRRGEAMVSGPLFGFAVRRAKGLPGRLEEEILEAEGISLEVFRKLPKPMAEPGGRRELLIRPLGLTYGHIPGTGMCFRFFLPKGVYATSVLREIMKDH
- a CDS encoding phosphoglycolate phosphatase — encoded protein: MRVRAISLDIDGTITYPDRRLSENALRAIRLAESLGLPVMLVTGNSVPFAEAMAIMIGTSGPVVAEDGGALSIKDGRLRKRVYLTKMDEEWILWSEIKRRYPEAVMSFSMPERKAGLVIMRTIPVGAVREIIGELGLNLVAVDSGFAIHVKKPWINKGTGIEKACEILGISPREVAHVGDGENDLDAFRVVGYRVAVGQAPESLKREADYVTKKTYGAGGAEGIVHILKEFGYMGEGDDDPLGDP